tggactgcagcacaagacctccctgtccatcaccaactcccggagcttgctcactcacgtccatcaagttggtgatgccatccaaccaactcatcctctgttgtccccttctcctcctgtcctcaatctttcccagcatcagggtcttttccaatgagtcagttctttgcatcaggtggccaaaatatggtagtttcagcttcagcatcagtcctttcaattaatattcaggactgatttcctttaggattgactggtttgatctccttgcagtccaagggactctcaagagtcttctccaacaccacagttcaaaagcatcaatacttcggtgctcagctttctttatagagcTCATGCTCAGGCGTGACGTCCTGTTAATGGTACTTtggggagaagagaatggccctGGACACTTCTTGAAAAAAACAAGACAGACCTACACAGAACAcactgtgttctcttgggaaGGGATCAGGGGAGTGGCTTCAATCATACATAGGAGACTCCAGGACATGGACACCAAGCATCAGATGGACAGGCcagctttgcttttcatttcttcccaaaTGATTAATTAGGGTTCACATTTTTCACTGTGCTCCGCCCAAGGGGCCCTTCTGGAGGCAGCTGGAGATGGTCAAAACCAGACAGGCAGGCACTGGAGTCATGCAGGCTCTAGTTGAGAGACAGACTAGTCTCATCTCCTCTTCCAGCCTCAGTTTTGCACCCGTAGAGGGGgtatgttattgtttagtcgctaagttgtgtccaactcttttgcgaccccatggactgtggcctgccaggcccctctgtccgtgggatttctcaggcaagaatactggagtgggttgccatttccttctccagggatattcccaacccagggattcaactggCATTTCCtacttggcaagcagattctttaccagtgagccaccagggaagccccagaaggggGATAAGAAACCCTATCCCCAAAGTGTGAGAATTCAGTGAGATGATGCCTAATGATGCCTGTGGCTTCTGCTGCAGAGGGTTTCAGGGAAACAGCgcctctctctttcccctcctctgcctctATCTGAGGGGGAAGGTGACAGAGAAGATTCCACGAACAATTGCTCACTGTCTTGTGTTTGAGAGGGAGACATATGGCAGCCTCTCCTAACACCACACCAGACACTGTCATGCCTGGGTGTCACATGTGTGGTCGTGGCCCTCGGGTTCAGAGGCCTGCGCTCTGCATCCCCCTCAAATGTCCCAGGCTGGGATGGTGAGGGGCAGATGGGAGCAGCCGGGACCCTCGGCGGCCAAGCTATGGTGGGCCACGCGGCCATTGCGCAGCGGGAGACGACCGGGCCTGGGGGCCCCGCTGCTCGGGCCCGACTCGGAGGGCAGGCCTGAGTCGCTGGGCTGCACCTCCACGAACACCCGCGTGCGCAGAAGCCGGCTGGCCCGCTGGGAGTAGGCCTCCCGGTGGCTCCCCCACGGCGGCGCGCAGAGCTGGGCGCGGAAGGCGGCCTGGAAGCCTCGGCGGAAGTTCTCGTTGAAGTAGCCGTAGATGATGGGGTTGGCGCTGCTGTTGAAGAAGGCCAGCCAGTGGGCGAAGGGGAAGGCGTAGGCGGTAACCAGGTGTAGCTGCGGCTCGCTTAGCTGCCCGTAGTCGATGAGGAGCAGCAGCGCCCAGAGCGGCAGCCAGGACAGCGTGAAGAACAGCGCCACCATAACCAGCATGTGCACCACTCGCGCCCTGCGCCGCGCGCCTCGCCCGCCCTCCCCCGCCGCCTCCTCGCCGCCGGCGCACGCGGGCCCCGGGGCCTGGCACAGCTTGCGGGCGATGCGCGCGTACATGACCACGATCAGCGCCAGCGGCGCCAGGTAGATATGCGAGAAGAGCACGGCCGTGTAGACCTTGCGCATGCCCTTCTCGGGCCAGGCCTCCCAGCACGAGTAGAGCGGGTAGGAGCGGTTGCGGGCGTCCACCATGAAGTGATGCTCCTCGCGCGTGACGGTCAGCGTGATGGCCGAGGGGCACATGATGAGCAGGGCCAGCGCCCAGATAACCGCGATGGTGACCAGCGCCTTCCGCAGGGTCAGCTTCTCGCGGAAGGGGTGCACGATGCAGCGGAACCTGCGGCGACGGAGGAAAGAAAAGCAGGGGGTCTGGGAGGGTCCCAAGGGTCCCAGGGATGAGCGCCAACCCCTGGAGGgcagagggctgggggctggcggGGTTGGGGCAATTCACCTCCACCATTGCACCTTAGGTGGTGTCAAAGAAGGCTCGGGTGTTAATTATGTTCGTTGACAAGCAAATTGGTTTCTCACCTGTAGGACAATCATCTCCAAGGTTGGGTGGCCATGGAACAAGACAAAAGGGCGGGTTTCACAAGAACTGAATCCTGTTAGTGCATTTTGGAGGATAAACTGAATAGCTGGCAGCTAGCAGTGACTTAGCTGGCAGATTCTGTCCCTGAGTAGGCCGATTGGGTAGGTgtatcaaagaaaacaaattttagctGTTTATGGCTTCTCCAGAAAACCTTGGGAGTTCAGGTGTGGAGTCTATGTGACAGGTTCTCCCTATATCATCTTAGCCAGTATGCTTCCAACAGTGCCTCCATAGTATCAAGACAGTTCTGCACCATTTCCTCCTTAGGATGTCTCAGCTGTGATTATTATTACACCCTTACTTTACATATGCGATTCAGAGGTGTTAAGTAActggctcagggtcacacagctagctagTACCAAGGACCAAGCTTGAATACAGATTTGTCTGGCTCCACTATGCCATATAAACCGGCAGCTGTAAACCCTCACTGTGCATTAGAATCTCCCGAAgcgtttttaaaaatacctaggcCCAGTTCTCCTGGTCAAAGATGCCCATCTAGTTTAGGAAAGTCATGGGGCAATTTAAGGGCTAAACCTGCGCTAGAACACAGGCCTAGAGCTGTCTCCCAGCCATCTGCTCTTTCCCCTTCACCAAACTGTCCTGCTCTCCTCCCTCCTATCCTTTTCCTCACCTGACAGCACTTTCCACTTTTCCCACAGCTTGTCTCAAGCCTTACTTTCTCAACCTACCTAACTTTGACCTCCTGGTTTCATAACATCAAATAAGGAACTGCCAGAAAACAAATAATTCTTAAAGCACACAGTACTGGCTCTAAGTGCAATAGCACTTAATAAATGGAGAAGGATCCTAGGACAGACCAGGAAGAGTTCCCGGAGGAGATAGGAACTTGAAGAATACCCAAACACCACTGGGAGACATTGTCAACgttaacaatgacaacaaaatgaAGACCAATGAAGGAGGACGTCCCCCAGTTACCCAGCTAATTAGCAGCCTTGCAGATGGGGACCCAGTTCTATCTCCCCAGCTGCCTtcttcacggggtcacaaaagactggATTTGATGAGGGCAGAAGTGGAAGGACGATGAGGACACTAGATTCTAGGAAGAGTGGAGCTAGTAGTGCC
The Bos indicus isolate NIAB-ARS_2022 breed Sahiwal x Tharparkar chromosome 28, NIAB-ARS_B.indTharparkar_mat_pri_1.0, whole genome shotgun sequence genome window above contains:
- the NPFFR1 gene encoding neuropeptide FF receptor 1, which encodes MVRVWSTEGSPSGEPAQPSNSSWPPSENGSDAQATPAANLTFSSYYQHSSPVAAMFIVAYVLIFLLCMVGNTLVCFIVLKNRHMRTVTNMFILNLAISDLLVGIFCMPTTLVDNLITGWPFDNATCKMSGLVQGMSVSASVFTLVAIAVERFRCIVHPFREKLTLRKALVTIAVIWALALLIMCPSAITLTVTREEHHFMVDARNRSYPLYSCWEAWPEKGMRKVYTAVLFSHIYLAPLALIVVMYARIARKLCQAPGPACAGGEEAAGEGGRGARRRARVVHMLVMVALFFTLSWLPLWALLLLIDYGQLSEPQLHLVTAYAFPFAHWLAFFNSSANPIIYGYFNENFRRGFQAAFRAQLCAPPWGSHREAYSQRASRLLRTRVFVEVQPSDSGLPSESGPSSGAPRPGRLPLRNGRVAHHSLAAEGPGCSHLPLTIPAWDI